The Styela clava chromosome 10, kaStyClav1.hap1.2, whole genome shotgun sequence genome window below encodes:
- the LOC144428164 gene encoding uncharacterized protein LOC144428164, which yields MNEQLLKLIYRQHNAYVFHKAPKTKLLFFNVKDGWEPLCKFLDVPVPDEPFPHTNFKGGIVQHWINTHPLVLKMKNEMKITLPSILFGAATLLGVLLYSKKW from the exons ATGAATGAACAactattgaaattaatttacagACAACACAACGCGTATGTTTTCCAC AAGGCACCTAAAACGAAGCTACTGTTTTTTAACGTGAAGgatggttgggaaccactttgTAAATTTCTAGACGTACCAGTTCCTGATGAACCCTTCCCGCATACAAATTTCAAGGGTGGAATTGTTCAGCATTGGATAAATACACACCCACttgtattgaaaatgaaaaacgaaATGAAGATTACATtgccatcaattttatttggagcggccacgttgcttggAGTTTTGCTTTACTCAAAGAAATGGTAA
- the LOC144428016 gene encoding uncharacterized protein LOC144428016 encodes MKVIGAGFSKTGTKSLHTALLKLGYCTVYDALENAVYLEDEWKTIFEKGWSFEIFKKMYENIDAVVDVPAFYFWEDIYNAFPDAKIILTVRENEDVWFKSLKGHMECRDKIFVQHLLEWFSPSWKRTQVMRHNYGEKIYGDRYMFDSKWFGRKMNEQLLKLIYRQHNAYVLHKAPKTKLLVFNVKDGWEPLCKFLGEPVPDEPFPHKNPKGGIVQYWMITHPCVLKMKNEMKITLASILLGAATLLGVLVYSKIS; translated from the exons atGAAAGTCATTGGCGCCGGCTTTTCAAAGACCGGTACAAAGTCTCTCCATACCGCCTTATTGAAACTAGGATACTGTACCGTATATGACGCTCTCGAAAATGCTGTCTACTTGGAAGATGAATGGAAAACGATATTTGAAAAGGGCTGgtcttttgaaatattcaaaaaaatgtatgaaaatATCGACGCTGTTGTAGACGTACCAGCATTCTACTTTTGGGAAGATATATACAACGCGTTCCCTGATGCAAAG ATCATTTTGACGGTCCGAGAAAATGAAGATGTTTGGtttaaaagtttgaaaggacATATGGAATGCAGAGATAAAATCTTTGTACAACACTTGCTAGAATGGTTTTCACCTTCGTGGAAAAGAACGCAAGTCATGCGCCATAATTACG GCGAAAAAATTTATGGCGATAGATACATGTTTGATTCCAAATGGTTCGGAAGAAAGATGAATGAACAactattgaaattaatttacagACAACATAATGCGTATGTTCTGCAC AAAGCACCCAAAACGAAACTACTGGTTTTCAACGTGAAAGATGGATGGGAACCACTTTGCAAATTTCTTGGCGAACCAGTACCCGACGAACCGTTCCCACATAAAAATCCCAAGGGGGGCATCGTTCAGTATTGGATGATTACACACCCGTGtgtattaaaaatgaaaaacgagATGAAGATTACATTGGCATCAATTCTTCTTGGAGCTGCCACGTTGCTTGGAGTTTTGGTTTACTCAAAGATTAGTTGA
- the LOC120337747 gene encoding ERI1 exoribonuclease 2-like has translation MSAAPLTTKELARKLGSVKTTSNLKISTSSPSKQGQPLNYLVVLDFEATCWDSTTKAPGKHEIIEFPAVILDVESGKLVAEFQQYVRPTENPVLSDFCTELTGITKEQVQSSQTIHHCLRDFDRWMKESLKKFESCEFYDHANFKHRTSVQNGCSMSTKLAAFVTWSDWDLGQCLQNECVRKKILKPRELNSWIDLRHFYRNFYKRNPSNLQDALENVGLKFEGRAHSGIVDAQNTARLAAVMMKDGCVLRITRNIQSDGRRVHSVPPPSSMSAILDRMRNTEEKGKRKHVESEAIDPKKFRNGQLKGS, from the exons ATGTCTGCTGCACCATTAACAACTAAAGAATTGGCTCG CAAGCTTGGATCAGTGAAGACTACTTCGAACTTGAAAATTTCGACCAGTTCACCTTCTAAGCAAG GACAACCACTGAACTATCTTGTTGTTCTTGACTTTGAAGCCACCTGCTGGGATTCTACAACAAAGGCTCCTGGGAAGCATGAAATAA TTGAATTTCCTGCTGTAATTTTGGATGTAGAAAGTGGAAAACTTGTTGCAGAGTTTCAACAATACGTTCGACCTACGGAAAATCCTGTTTTATCCGACTTTTGCACAGAACTTACAGGGATTACAAAG GAACAAGTTCAATCGTCCCAAACTATTCATCACTGTCTTCGAGATTTTGATCGTTGGATGAAAGAATCGTTAAAGAAATTTGAATCGTGCGAATTCTATGACCACGCCAATTTTAAACATCGGACGTCTGTGCAAAATGGTTGCAGCATGTCTACCAAATTGGCAGCATTTGTGACATGGTCAG ACTGGGATCTCGGGCAATGCTTGCAAAATGAATGTGtccgaaaaaaaattttgaaacctcGTGAATTGAATAGCTGGATTGATCTGAGGCATTTTTATCGG AATTTTTACAAACGAAATCCCAGCAATCTACAAGACGCGCTGGAAAATGTGGGATTGAAGTTTGAAGGTCGTGCTCATTCAGGTATTGTCGATGCTCAAAACACCGCAAGATTAGCAGCAGTTATGATGAAAGATGGCTGTGTTTTAAGAATTACACGGAATATTCAAAGCGATGGTAGA AGAGTTCATTCTGTTCCACCACCATCGTCGATGAGTGCTATATTAGATAGAATGAGAAATACCGAAGAAAAAG gAAAAAGGAAACACGTGGAATCAGAAGCCATTGATCCAAAAAAGTTTCGGAATGGGCAGCTTAAGGGTAGTTAA
- the LOC120337746 gene encoding uncharacterized protein LOC120337746 — MEYGTDKAEMGVGHVETILNEISKPLGCGTFKITENNLDSEKLAKAIINDCISKTNMLDVLKYYPKPKNIIIRKRTETIKRSTESVVKKEMGIPQTPHQKFFPNGCDPKCIALATAAVESTINSKLSKSPRKNSTNEGCLKNVVTKANRKSLMRSKIKSSDSSFDKNQFITLTLEPVPNTSDCGTVKDGWKYQNSSVSSKISRPGYYVNTQAEKNMQPFSSHLNSHNSLKNWRSASQHCQSGYLQKQPHMNLSHAASATLEAFAAMRKVLTSSKDGMTKTGLLPLKHNSQTSNGNNHRAIKEKSRCSGVSDHYVKYLNKPKGASHDALKVVFKAAIPLSDKIPPADVVNEPQITRSSSWSSGKEPLPGYKGCKRHLDMEETVIPNKRRRIVSFYRVPKPKVKPKSDSLILQKFPGNLLRKPVWVQPARRKPMGQSKFVPLDKLKWNPLTKKFVIPKQQSTCKSVQNKQWFTFPSTKPKCNNIQNHHFRRKITTISTPHAVPKLQKITSVPGMSLLAMQKNMMSKAPQNIKEVKMIFKCMAAPSPSNFKTYKDYVRVSILYQVRKVMAAKALRNSFLEGKHTKMKKRDGGENKNTVNQHTPTKEDQKCNVMSSQVLISCQTEFALSSWSSKLPFANTLDNTLSNLPTVSSDWLYLCSGNVVQFPPPKIFPPSCNDSAEEILYAQAANAWLYDTLDSPVVPHNQSSLSITKHTGGPSFTAPNIASPLAVDFSSSCKSPRRFSIGKSIISPQQHDEQYPKMQRSMSKAKILNREDGNALKKSSHVPPPSYCVRFRENFCTMDCSCESVNLKQFAKETSVYTGSNYVPFSNHYMRDTKNGKCFKETPTTISEKYFENCNIETDFSLIESDSRLLSKWDMKQSIYCKSRSHTAPSMPRRSWSGQLVFRSNQLNHRLNGCHRRVDDIEFVRKIGNTEIYHHCGVRRLSTPETESNVDFNNFCSFRPNRTFGKTEIIYRKGMKGVKTEVSFPRAKRYFPTVEDSTHTKEWIPFISDCDINGKMRSRKLFNIRKLSCLQADKVKFRHCLYSYTKYQLSAMVKSLTSSAKHFPLCATANERNTSPSSLTDTSENTNDIPLILHNDSENVGDTSTRKVNNASSPFNTNLESSSPFLIGSTGGLDCQNAKTTQAEHSLTESVQSNALVLKNVPATSFIHDKEMGNKLYKPNLLLDIASAIAPEFTERQLFNAGSGTLSLDKAKAKNEVVMGVESNVKRDLAFDLPDVSEDLMLEETDFDSQKSNPEIQQECQPMDISEDISSILPEEIYLEDTIDTTVGAEPDIKLDTDDIVNTAIYDKNNRSFLPTHETNVGNHTSESKDFNSIRFEATNKNKETNDQIKTGSNKIVPKKPELNAETQQVALGDQLNDSPVETRSSHRLRSRIGKKRGRYESDDYVVDIPKPTKKPKRVLPTRNYDNDNFWQFYRDAEKTIHARNLVLQNRYIKLFKAKDVNCKVLPQFAGLQSQFTDVVCPSAYAPKTESEPVVPDTGIPAFLTRYTKSRKNSPELPKVEDGNCPYCGRSFAEQPKEVLDSHMARHNMRYTILSAPVLSKKKKKSKTARKDSVLRKPKPGNSAPTTVVVVDPLAPADGKTTSSGSVKNATILNESLSTPLEQLRDALPMAKPSNISMGHRKQTARKSFNIASTLPKDKLIAALACKMRLPSTQNETPTSAIANHQTPNSCATSTRKKSVDTKATPKSPRNKQPSTPSKKRISPVSQRDFVSYPYEKSPIKEVIGLTKYAKCLPDSSAIS; from the exons ATGGAATATGGTACCGATAAAGCAGAGATGGGTGTAGGTCATGTTGAAacgattttgaatgaaataagtAAACCTTTGGGTTGCGGAACATTTAAAATCACAGAAAACAATCTAGACTCTGAAAAGTTGGCTAAGGCTATTATTAACGATTGCATAAGCAAGACAAATATGTTGgatgttttgaaatattatccaaagccaaaaaatattataattcgTAAACGGACTGAAACAATCAAACGTAGTACTGAATCGGTTGTTAAAAAAGAAATGGGGATACCTCAAACGCCCCATCAGAAATTTTTTCCTAATGGGTGTGACCCAAAATGCATTGCCTTAGCGACTGCTGCTGTAGAGTCGACAATAAACAGCAAGTTATCAAAATCGCCAAGAAAAAATAGTACAAATGAAGGCTGTTTGAAAAATGTTGTTACCAAGGCCAATAGAAAAAGTTTGATGAGATCTAAAATTAAGTCCAGTGATTCCTCATTCGATAAAAATCAGTTCATCACACTAACTCTGGAACCAGTACCTAATACTTCAGATTGTGGGACAGTAAAAGATGGTTGGAAATACCAAAATAGTTCTGTCAGTTCAAAAATTTCAAGACCTGGTTATTATGTGAATACACAGGCTGAGAAAAATATGCAACCATTTTCCAGTCATCTGAACTCCCATAACTCACTAAAAAATTGGCGAAGTGCATCACAGCATTGCCAATCAGGGTACTTACAGAAACAGCCGCATATGAATTTGTCACATGCTGCATCTGCTACACTTGAGGCTTTTGCTGCTATGAGAAAAGTACTAACTAGTTCAAAGGATGGAATGACCAAAACAGGATTGCTACCTTTAAAGCACAATTCACAGACTTCAAATGGCAATAACCACAGAGCAATAAAGGAGAAATCTCGATGCTCTGGTGTCAGTGATCACTACGTTAAATACCTCAATAAACCTAAAGGAGCAAGTCATGATGCGCTGAAGGTTGTGTTTAAAGCAGCTATACCTTTATCTGATAAAATTCCACCTGCGGATGTTGTCAATGAACCACAGATCACAAGGTCATCTTCATGGTCAAGTGGAAAAGAACCTTTGCCGGGTTACAAAGGTTGCAAAAGGCACTTAGACATGGAAGAAACTGTTATCCCGAATAAGAGAAGAAGAATAGTATCTTTTTATAGAGTACCCAAACCAAAAGTTAAACCAAAGTCAGACTCTCTTATACTGCAGAAGTTTCCTGGAAATCTTTTAAGAAAACCTGTATGGGTGCAGCCAGCACGAAGAAAGCCAATGGGACAATCAAAATTTGTCCCTCTTGATAAACTCAAATGGAATCCTCTAACGAAAAAATTTGTTATTCCAAAACAGCAATCCACATGTAAATCTGTTCAGAATAAACAGTGGTTTACCTTCCCATCTACCAAACCAAAATGCAATAATATTCAGAACCATCATTTTAGAAGAAAAATAACTACAATCAGTACTCCTCATGCAGTTCCAAAGTTGCAAAAAATTACTTCAGTGCCTGGTATGTCATTACTTGCCatgcaaaaaaatatgatgTCAAAAGCACCACAGAATATTAAAGAAGTTAAAATGATATTCAAATGTATGGCTGCACCATCGCCTTCGAATTTCAAAACATATAAAGATTATGTAAGAGTTTCCATTCTTTATCAAGTACGGAAGGTAATGGCTGCCAAAGCATTGCGTAATAGCTTTTTAGAAGGTAAACACACAAAGATGAAGAAAAGAGATGGTGGAGAAAACAAAAATACTGTCAATCAGCATACACCAACTAAGGAAGATCAAAAGTGTAATGTTATGAGTTCTCAAGTTCTTATTTCTTGCCAGACTGAGTTTGCATTGTCGTCATGGTCAAGCAAGCTGCCATTTGCAAATACACTAGACAACACTCTCAGCAATTTGCCTACTGTTTCTTCCGATTGGTTATACCTCTGCAGTGGGAACGTAGTTCAATTTCCTCCACCGAAAATTTTTCCGCCTTCATGTAATGATTCAGCAGAGGAGATTTTATATGCTCAGGCAGCTAATGCATGGCTTTATGATACCCTTGATTCACCAGTAGTTCCTCACAACCAATCCAGTTTATCAATCACAAAACACACAGGTGGACCTTCCTTCACTGCTCCAAATATTGCATCTCCATTGGCAGTGGATTTTTCTAGCTCATGTAAGAGCCCAAGGAGATTTAGTATAGGTAAAAGCATCATCTCTCCACAGCAACATGATGAGCAGTACCCCAAAATGCAGCGATCTATGAGCAAAGCCAAGATATTGAATCGAGAAGATGGTAATGCACTGAAGAAAAGTTCCCATGTTCCACCTCCTAGTTACTGTGTTCGTTTCAGGGAGAACTTTTGCACCATGGACTGTTCTTGTGAATCggtaaatttgaaacaatttgcCAAAGAAACATCAGTATATACTGGTTCAAATTATGTTCCATTTTCTAATCATTACATGAGAGACACTAAAAATGGAAAGTGTTTCAAAGAAACGCCAACTACGATCTCAGAAAAATACTTTGAAAACTGTAACATAGAAACTGATTTCAGTTTGATTGAATCTGATTCAAGGTTGTTGTCGAAATGGGATATGAAACAGtcaatttattgtaaatcaagAAGCCATACTGCACCGTCAATGCCAAGGCGGAGCTGGTCAGGGCAACTTGTGTTTAGGTCCAACCAGCTTAACCACAGACTGAATGGTTGTCATAGGCGGGTTGATGATATTGAGTTTGTTCGTAAAATTGGAAATACTGAGATATACCACCATTGTGGAGTGAGGAGGCTCAGTACACCAGAAACAGAATCAAACGTCGATTTTAATAACTTTTGTTCATTTCGACCTAACAGGACTTTTGGTAAGACTGAAATTATTTACAGAAAAGGAATGAAAGGGGTTAAAACTGAGGTATCTTTTCCACGTGCCAAGAGATATTTCCCAACAGTGGAGGATAGCACCCATACTAAAGAATGGATACCGTTTATATCGGATTGTGATATTAATGGGAAGATGCGATCACGTAAACTTTTCAATATTCGCAAACTTTCATGTTTACAAGCCGATAAGGTAAAATTTCGACATTGCCTTTACTCTTACACAAAATATCAATTGTCAGCTATGGTAAAAAGCCTCACATCATCGGCCAAACATTTTCCACTGTGCGCGACCGCCAACGAGAGAAATACATCTCCTAGCAGTCTCACAGACACTAGCGAAAATACAAACGACATCCCCTTGATACTGCATAATGATTCGGAGAATGTCGGAGACACCTCTACACGAAAAGTCAACAATGCGTCGTCGCCATTCAATACAAATTTAGAAAGCTCATCGCCTTTTCTCATTGGTTCAACCGGTGGTTTGGACTGTCAGAACGCGAAAACCACCCAAGCAGAACATTCTCTCACAGAGAGCGTGCAATCTAATGCCCTAGTTTTGAAAAATGTACCGGCAACATCGTTCATTCATGACAAGGAAATGGGCAACAAATTGTATAAGCCAAATTTGTTGTTGGATATAGCTTCTGCTATAGCACCAGAATTTACAGAAAGACAGTTGTTTAACGCTGGCTCAGGTACTTTAAGTCTCGACAAGGCAAAAGCAAAAAATGAAGTTGTAATGGGCGTTGAAAGTAATGTTAAACGAGATTTGGCATTTGATTTGCCTGACGTTTCTGAGGATTTGATGTTAGAAGAAACTGATTTTGATAGCCAGAAATCGAACCCAGAAATTCAGCAAGAATGTCAGCCAATGGATATATCGGAAGATATTTCTTCCATTTTGCCTGAGGAAATTTATTTGGAAGATACCATTGATACGACTGTAGGCGCAGAGCCTGACATAAAACTAGATACAGACGATATAGTAAATACTGCTATTTATGATAAAAACAATCGGTCGTTTTTGCCGACGCATGAAACCAATGTAGGTAATCATACATCAGAAAGTAAGGACTTTAACAGTATTAGATTTGAAGCTACAAACAAAAACAAGGAAACTAATGATCAAATCAAAACAGGTTCGAATAAGATCGTTCCGAAGAAGCCGGAATTGAATGCTGAAACGCAACAAGTTGCCTTAGGTGATCAATTAAACGATTCACCGGTAGAAACGCGGTCGTCGCACAGATTAAGGTCAAGAATAGGAAAAAAGCGAGGTCGTTATGAATCTGATGATTACGTTGTCGATATACCCAAACCAACAAAAAAACCTAAAAGAGTTTTGCCAACTCGGAATTACGACAACGACAATTTTTGGCAGTTTTATCGGGACGCTGAAAAAACCATTCATGCAAGAAATCTTGTCCTCCAGAACAGGTATATCAAGCTATTTAAAGCTAAGGATGTTAATTGTAAAGTTCTACCACAGTTCGCTGGATTACAGAGTCAATTTACGGATGTGGTGTGCCCGTCAGCATACGCTCCCAAAACTGAATCAGAACCAGTGGTACCAGACACCGGTATACCTGCGTTTTTGACAAGGTATACAAAGTCTAGAAAAAACAGTCCAGAGCTGCCCAAAGTAGAAG ACGGAAATTGTCCTTACTGCGGTCGATCTTTTGCGGAACAACCAAAGGAAGTATTGGATTCTCACATGGCCCGACATAACATGAGATATACGATCCTATCAGCACCAGTGTTGtctaaaaagaaaaagaaatcaAAGACCGCTCGAAAGGATTCTGTTTTAAGAAAGCCGAAGCCCGGTAATAGCGCTCCCACAACGGTGGTCGTCGTAGATCCGCTTGCACCTGCAGATGGTAAAACGACAAGTTCAGGTTCTGTCAAAAATGCTACTATTTTAAATGAATCTCTCAGTACACCTTTAGAGCAGCTGAGAGATGCTCTGCCTATGGCAAAACCCTCTAACATATCAATGGGTCATAGGAAACAAACTGCAAGGAAGTCTTTTAATATAGCGTCAACTTTGCCCAAGGATAAACTTATTGCAGCTTTAGCTTGTAAAATGCGATTGCCTTCAACACAAAATGAAACACCTACCTCGGCTATTGCCAATCATCAAACGCCAAATAGCTGTGCAACATCAACGAGAAAGAAATCTGTCGATACCAAGGCTACGCCAAAGTCACCTAGAAACAAACAGCCATCTACACCATCGAAAAAAAGAATATCACCAGTGTCCCAACGTGATTTTGTATCATATCCGTATGAGAAATCCCCCATAAAAGAAGTCATTGGTCTTACAAAGTATGCTAAATGTTTGCCCGACTCGAGTGCTATTTCGTAA